One Falco naumanni isolate bFalNau1 chromosome 15, bFalNau1.pat, whole genome shotgun sequence DNA segment encodes these proteins:
- the RIPOR1 gene encoding rho family-interacting cell polarization regulator 1 isoform X5 codes for MGVEQRGCTEPGPLSPPASPPASPGTWRPSRSHSTMSLSVRPQRRVLVTKINRSQSFAGVNSTADRPFRNLSPFTPTVSRKTGSRVSRMFSMSHKSPPPKVPQPNRLDEVYEALKKGLTAYLEVHQLELEKLSTQIRESKRNSRLGFLYDLDKQVKSIERFLRRLEFHASKIDELYEAYCIQRRLRDGAHNMVKAYSTGSPGSREARESLAEASKGYKEYTENMCLLENELESQLGEFHVRMKGLAGFARLCAGDQYEIFMKYGRQRWKLRGRIEVNSKQVWDSEEMVFLPLITEFLSIKVTELKSLANHVVVGNVSCETKDLFAALPQVVAVDINDLGTLKLSLEVTWNPFDKDDQPSAASTVNKASTVNKRFSTYNQSPPDTPSLREQAFYNMLRRQEELENGTAWSISSESSDDSSSPQLSGSARHAAHKPIVQPEVQASPPAIEISFSQQPEEGAEGAASIPPAGSHLEELGNSKKETVANGHMPCSRTLSHISEASVDATTEAKAAESPWELAPSLEDPRMGEQDADPLPGASVAAAMARQDRGAEAKPRASVAWATSCEAEASGAEVRSQVPAQGGCSTGIPLALAQASVEESSVPTMPLPASVPEVPRGKMVDSGLEEAISLLGSALDDYRGQFPELQPLERELKRLEEMLLQKQGVFLSRASSISLTVEHALESFSFLNTSDMEDSEGSEEESLQEERRAGRARRGSRAPSAGEMGADDTGMCSGSEASTDPMSTGNEFLDKALVLHLNNCNRLLLKLGTFGPLRCREMYALDRLLQEAQVLEIVCQLTEERAGAAGSAAEVVQFSTRKEGVLSLWDRCVELPNIYTCPVERFLQVLSTQYVAPISEQHPGLADTVCVKLVEDVLNRRLPRRPGSAQGEQVTIFQYWSHFESLGALVLDTHMMELAEEALLAQNLNSDDQDVVLRALKRMPEGRLKKEGLKALSLLLVEGNSKVVSAVSAQLRSLAENPRFHQRALVCYLEQLEDEEVQTRVAGCAALGCLKAKESIEQLVYLCQTDKEPVREAAKQSLMLCGEDGKSAHRRLEETLDSLPRIFAPASMASTAF; via the exons GGAGGCCCTCCAGGTCACACTCAACGATGTCCCTGTCTGTGCGCCCGCAGCGCCGAGTCCTCGTCACCAAGATCAATAGGAGCCAGTCCTTCGCTGGAGTGAATTCAACAGCCGACCGGCCCTTCAG GAATCTCTCACCCTTCACCCCCACTGTCTCCCGCAAGACTGGCTCCAGGGTCAGTAGGATGTTCTCAATGTCCCACAAATCCCCACCACCCAAGGTGCCTCAGCCCAACCGCCTCGATGAGGTGTACGAAGCTCTCAAGAAAGGTCTGAC AGCCTACCTGGAGGTGCACCAGCTGGAACTGGAGAAGCTCAGCACCCAGATCCGTGAGTCCAAGAGGAATTCGCGCCTG gGCTTTCTCTACGATCTGGATAAG CAAGTGAAGTCAATCGAGCGCTTTCTACGTCGCCTGGAGTTTCATGCTAGCAAG ATAGATGAACTCTACGAGGCTTATTGCATCCAGCGGCGGCTGCGTGATGGAGCCCACAACATGGTCAAGGCTTACAGCACGGGCTCCCCAGGCAGCCGGGAGGCACGCGAGAGCCTGGCCGAGGCCAGCAAGGGCTACAAGGAGTACACAGAG AACATGTGTCTGTTGGAGAATGAGCTGGAGAGCCAGCTGGGCGAGTTCCATGTCCGGATGAAAG GACTGGCAGGCTTTGCCCGGCTTTGTGCTGGTGACCAGTATGAG ATCTTCATGAAGTATGGGCGGCAGCGGTGGAAGCTGCGGGGGCGCATCGAGGTGAACAGCAAGCAGGTGTGGGACAGCGAGGAAATGGTTTTCTTGCCCCTCATCACTGAGTTCCTCTCCATCAAG GTGACAGAGCTGAAGAGCCTGGCCAACCACGTTGTGGTGGGCAATGTGTCCTGTGAGACCAAGGACCTCTTTGCGGCTCTGCCCCAGGTAGTGGCTGTGGACATCAACGACTTGGGCACCCTCAAACTCAGCCTGGAGGTGACCTGGAA CCCCTTCGACAAGGACGACCAGCCCTCGGCAGCCAGCACCGTCAACAAGGCCTCCACAGTGAACAAGAGGTTCTCCACCTACAACCAGAGTCCACCCGACACCCCGTCCCTGCGGGAACAGGCGTTCTAC aacATGCTGCGGcgccaggaggagctggagaatGGCACAGCCTGGTCCATCTCCTCAGAGTCCTCGGATGACTCCTCCAGCCCGCAGCTGTCCGGCAGCGCCCGCCATGCCGCACACAAGCCCATCGTGCAGCCCGAGGTGCAGGCGTCCCCCCCCGCCATCGAGAtctccttctcccagcagcCGGAGGAGGGGGCCGAGGGGGCCGCCAGCATCCCCCCTGCTGGGAGCCATCTGGAGGAGCTGGGCAACAGTAAGAAGGAGACGGTGGCCAACGGGCACATGCCCTGCTCCCGGACTCTGAGCCACATCAGTGAGGCCAGCGTGGATGCCACAACGGAAGCCAAGGCTGCAGAGAGCCCCTGGGAGCTTGCACCCAGCCTGGAGGACCCAAGGATGGGCGAGCAGGATGCGGACCCCCTCCCTGGCGCCTCAGTGGCAGCTGCCATGGCAAGGCAGGACAGGGGTGCTGAGGCCAAGCCCCGCGCCTCCGTGGCGTGGGCTACCTCCTGTGAGGCGGAGGCCAGTGGGGCCGAGGTGCGGAGCCAGGTGCCAGcacagggtggctgcagcaccGGCATCCCCTTGGCACTGGCACAAGCCTCCGTGGAGGAGAGCTCCGTCCCCACCATGCCACTGCCTGCCAGCGTCCCTGAGGTGCCACGGGGGAAGATGGTGGACTCAGGTCTGGAAGAGGCCATCAGCCTCCTGGGCTCGGCCCTGGATGACTATCGGGGGCAgttcccagagctgcagccccttgAACGGGAGCTCAAGCGCctggaggagatgctgctg cagaagcagggcGTCTTCCTCAGCCGGGCCTCCAGCATCAGCCTGACAGTGGAGCATGCGCTGGAGAGCTTCAGCTTCCTCAACACCTCCGACATGGAGGACTCGGAGGGCTCTGAGGAGGAGTCCCTCCAAGAGGAGAG gagggctggcagagcccggCGTGGCAGCAGGGCCCCCAGTGCTGGCGAGATGGGGGCAGACGACACTGGCATGTGCAGTGGCTCCGAGGCCAGCACTGACCCCATGAGCACCGGCAACGAGTTCCTGGATAAAGCCCTGGTGCTTCACCTCAACAACTGCAACCgcctgctgctg AAGCTGGGCACCTTTGGTCCCCTGCGGTGCCGGGAGATGTATGCCCTGgacaggctgctgcaggaggcgCAGGTGCTGGAGATCGTCTGCCAGCTGACGGAGGAGcgagcaggagcagctggctctgctgccgAAG TGGTGCAGTTCTCGACACGCAAGGAGGGTGTGCTGTCCCTTTGGGACCGCTGCGTGGAGCTGCCCAACATCTACACCTGCCCCGTGGAGCGGTTCCtgcaggtgctcagcacccagtATGTAGCACCCATCAGTGAGCAGCACCCTGGTCTGGCTGACACGG TGTGTGTGAAACTGGTGGAGGATGTGCTGAATCGGCGGCTGCCCCGGCGGCCCGGCAGCGCCCAGGGTGAGCAGGTCACCATCTTCCAGTACTGGAGCCACTTTGAGTCACTCGGTGCCCTGGTGCTTGACACCCACATgatggagctggcagaggaag CGCTGCTGGCACAGAACCTCAACTCGGACGACCAGGACGTGGTGCTGCGTGCCCTGAAGCGCATGCCCGAGGGCCGCCTGAAGAAGGAGGGACTGAAGGCGCTGAGCCTGCTCCTGGTGGAGGGCAACAGCAAGGTGGTGAGCGCCGTGTCAGCCCAGCTCCGCAGCTTGGCGGAAAACCCTCGCTTCCACCAACGG GCCCTCGTGTGCtacctggagcagctggaggatgaGGAGGTGCAGACACGCGTGGCGGGGTGCGCAGCGCTGGGCTGCCTGAAG GCCAAGGAGAGCATCGAGCAGCTGGTTTACCTGTGCCAAACTGACAAGGAGCCTGTGCGGGAGGCAGCCAAGCAGAGCCTGATGCTGTGTG GGGAAGATGGTAAATCAGCTCACCGGCGGCTGGAGGAGACCCTGGACAGCCTCCCGAGGATCTTTGCCCCAGCCAGCATGGCCAGTACAGCTTTCTGA
- the RIPOR1 gene encoding rho family-interacting cell polarization regulator 1 isoform X3, translating to MPAGGRAGRPSRSHSTMSLSVRPQRRVLVTKINRSQSFAGVNSTADRPFRNLSPFTPTVSRKTGSRVSRMFSMSHKSPPPKVPQPNRLDEVYEALKKGLTAYLEVHQLELEKLSTQIRESKRNSRLGFLYDLDKQVKSIERFLRRLEFHASKIDELYEAYCIQRRLRDGAHNMVKAYSTGSPGSREARESLAEASKGYKEYTENMCLLENELESQLGEFHVRMKGLAGFARLCAGDQYEIFMKYGRQRWKLRGRIEVNSKQVWDSEEMVFLPLITEFLSIKVTELKSLANHVVVGNVSCETKDLFAALPQVVAVDINDLGTLKLSLEVTWNPFDKDDQPSAASTVNKASTVNKRFSTYNQSPPDTPSLREQAFYRPGRAADKHGWSLLDIFRETLFKKLSQSCSCGDVSSAELGRWPQQGRNMLRRQEELENGTAWSISSESSDDSSSPQLSGSARHAAHKPIVQPEVQASPPAIEISFSQQPEEGAEGAASIPPAGSHLEELGNSKKETVANGHMPCSRTLSHISEASVDATTEAKAAESPWELAPSLEDPRMGEQDADPLPGASVAAAMARQDRGAEAKPRASVAWATSCEAEASGAEVRSQVPAQGGCSTGIPLALAQASVEESSVPTMPLPASVPEVPRGKMVDSGLEEAISLLGSALDDYRGQFPELQPLERELKRLEEMLLQKQGVFLSRASSISLTVEHALESFSFLNTSDMEDSEGSEEESLQEERRAGRARRGSRAPSAGEMGADDTGMCSGSEASTDPMSTGNEFLDKALVLHLNNCNRLLLKLGTFGPLRCREMYALDRLLQEAQVLEIVCQLTEERAGAAGSAAEVVQFSTRKEGVLSLWDRCVELPNIYTCPVERFLQVLSTQYVAPISEQHPGLADTVCVKLVEDVLNRRLPRRPGSAQGEQVTIFQYWSHFESLGALVLDTHMMELAEEALLAQNLNSDDQDVVLRALKRMPEGRLKKEGLKALSLLLVEGNSKVVSAVSAQLRSLAENPRFHQRALVCYLEQLEDEEVQTRVAGCAALGCLKAKESIEQLVYLCQTDKEPVREAAKQSLMLCGEDGKSAHRRLEETLDSLPRIFAPASMASTAF from the exons ATGCCCGCTGGCGGCCGAGCAG GGAGGCCCTCCAGGTCACACTCAACGATGTCCCTGTCTGTGCGCCCGCAGCGCCGAGTCCTCGTCACCAAGATCAATAGGAGCCAGTCCTTCGCTGGAGTGAATTCAACAGCCGACCGGCCCTTCAG GAATCTCTCACCCTTCACCCCCACTGTCTCCCGCAAGACTGGCTCCAGGGTCAGTAGGATGTTCTCAATGTCCCACAAATCCCCACCACCCAAGGTGCCTCAGCCCAACCGCCTCGATGAGGTGTACGAAGCTCTCAAGAAAGGTCTGAC AGCCTACCTGGAGGTGCACCAGCTGGAACTGGAGAAGCTCAGCACCCAGATCCGTGAGTCCAAGAGGAATTCGCGCCTG gGCTTTCTCTACGATCTGGATAAG CAAGTGAAGTCAATCGAGCGCTTTCTACGTCGCCTGGAGTTTCATGCTAGCAAG ATAGATGAACTCTACGAGGCTTATTGCATCCAGCGGCGGCTGCGTGATGGAGCCCACAACATGGTCAAGGCTTACAGCACGGGCTCCCCAGGCAGCCGGGAGGCACGCGAGAGCCTGGCCGAGGCCAGCAAGGGCTACAAGGAGTACACAGAG AACATGTGTCTGTTGGAGAATGAGCTGGAGAGCCAGCTGGGCGAGTTCCATGTCCGGATGAAAG GACTGGCAGGCTTTGCCCGGCTTTGTGCTGGTGACCAGTATGAG ATCTTCATGAAGTATGGGCGGCAGCGGTGGAAGCTGCGGGGGCGCATCGAGGTGAACAGCAAGCAGGTGTGGGACAGCGAGGAAATGGTTTTCTTGCCCCTCATCACTGAGTTCCTCTCCATCAAG GTGACAGAGCTGAAGAGCCTGGCCAACCACGTTGTGGTGGGCAATGTGTCCTGTGAGACCAAGGACCTCTTTGCGGCTCTGCCCCAGGTAGTGGCTGTGGACATCAACGACTTGGGCACCCTCAAACTCAGCCTGGAGGTGACCTGGAA CCCCTTCGACAAGGACGACCAGCCCTCGGCAGCCAGCACCGTCAACAAGGCCTCCACAGTGAACAAGAGGTTCTCCACCTACAACCAGAGTCCACCCGACACCCCGTCCCTGCGGGAACAGGCGTTCTAC aggccggggcgggcggccgaCAAGCACGGTTGGTCCTTGCTGGACATCTTTCGGGAGACACTCTTCAAGAAGCTGtctcagagctgctcctgcGGCGACGTCTCCTCGGCCGAGCTTGGGAGATGGCCGCAGCAGGGCCGT aacATGCTGCGGcgccaggaggagctggagaatGGCACAGCCTGGTCCATCTCCTCAGAGTCCTCGGATGACTCCTCCAGCCCGCAGCTGTCCGGCAGCGCCCGCCATGCCGCACACAAGCCCATCGTGCAGCCCGAGGTGCAGGCGTCCCCCCCCGCCATCGAGAtctccttctcccagcagcCGGAGGAGGGGGCCGAGGGGGCCGCCAGCATCCCCCCTGCTGGGAGCCATCTGGAGGAGCTGGGCAACAGTAAGAAGGAGACGGTGGCCAACGGGCACATGCCCTGCTCCCGGACTCTGAGCCACATCAGTGAGGCCAGCGTGGATGCCACAACGGAAGCCAAGGCTGCAGAGAGCCCCTGGGAGCTTGCACCCAGCCTGGAGGACCCAAGGATGGGCGAGCAGGATGCGGACCCCCTCCCTGGCGCCTCAGTGGCAGCTGCCATGGCAAGGCAGGACAGGGGTGCTGAGGCCAAGCCCCGCGCCTCCGTGGCGTGGGCTACCTCCTGTGAGGCGGAGGCCAGTGGGGCCGAGGTGCGGAGCCAGGTGCCAGcacagggtggctgcagcaccGGCATCCCCTTGGCACTGGCACAAGCCTCCGTGGAGGAGAGCTCCGTCCCCACCATGCCACTGCCTGCCAGCGTCCCTGAGGTGCCACGGGGGAAGATGGTGGACTCAGGTCTGGAAGAGGCCATCAGCCTCCTGGGCTCGGCCCTGGATGACTATCGGGGGCAgttcccagagctgcagccccttgAACGGGAGCTCAAGCGCctggaggagatgctgctg cagaagcagggcGTCTTCCTCAGCCGGGCCTCCAGCATCAGCCTGACAGTGGAGCATGCGCTGGAGAGCTTCAGCTTCCTCAACACCTCCGACATGGAGGACTCGGAGGGCTCTGAGGAGGAGTCCCTCCAAGAGGAGAG gagggctggcagagcccggCGTGGCAGCAGGGCCCCCAGTGCTGGCGAGATGGGGGCAGACGACACTGGCATGTGCAGTGGCTCCGAGGCCAGCACTGACCCCATGAGCACCGGCAACGAGTTCCTGGATAAAGCCCTGGTGCTTCACCTCAACAACTGCAACCgcctgctgctg AAGCTGGGCACCTTTGGTCCCCTGCGGTGCCGGGAGATGTATGCCCTGgacaggctgctgcaggaggcgCAGGTGCTGGAGATCGTCTGCCAGCTGACGGAGGAGcgagcaggagcagctggctctgctgccgAAG TGGTGCAGTTCTCGACACGCAAGGAGGGTGTGCTGTCCCTTTGGGACCGCTGCGTGGAGCTGCCCAACATCTACACCTGCCCCGTGGAGCGGTTCCtgcaggtgctcagcacccagtATGTAGCACCCATCAGTGAGCAGCACCCTGGTCTGGCTGACACGG TGTGTGTGAAACTGGTGGAGGATGTGCTGAATCGGCGGCTGCCCCGGCGGCCCGGCAGCGCCCAGGGTGAGCAGGTCACCATCTTCCAGTACTGGAGCCACTTTGAGTCACTCGGTGCCCTGGTGCTTGACACCCACATgatggagctggcagaggaag CGCTGCTGGCACAGAACCTCAACTCGGACGACCAGGACGTGGTGCTGCGTGCCCTGAAGCGCATGCCCGAGGGCCGCCTGAAGAAGGAGGGACTGAAGGCGCTGAGCCTGCTCCTGGTGGAGGGCAACAGCAAGGTGGTGAGCGCCGTGTCAGCCCAGCTCCGCAGCTTGGCGGAAAACCCTCGCTTCCACCAACGG GCCCTCGTGTGCtacctggagcagctggaggatgaGGAGGTGCAGACACGCGTGGCGGGGTGCGCAGCGCTGGGCTGCCTGAAG GCCAAGGAGAGCATCGAGCAGCTGGTTTACCTGTGCCAAACTGACAAGGAGCCTGTGCGGGAGGCAGCCAAGCAGAGCCTGATGCTGTGTG GGGAAGATGGTAAATCAGCTCACCGGCGGCTGGAGGAGACCCTGGACAGCCTCCCGAGGATCTTTGCCCCAGCCAGCATGGCCAGTACAGCTTTCTGA
- the RIPOR1 gene encoding rho family-interacting cell polarization regulator 1 isoform X1 has translation MGVEQRGCTEPGPLSPPASPPASPGTWRPSRSHSTMSLSVRPQRRVLVTKINRSQSFAGVNSTADRPFRNLSPFTPTVSRKTGSRVSRMFSMSHKSPPPKVPQPNRLDEVYEALKKGLTAYLEVHQLELEKLSTQIRESKRNSRLGFLYDLDKQVKSIERFLRRLEFHASKIDELYEAYCIQRRLRDGAHNMVKAYSTGSPGSREARESLAEASKGYKEYTENMCLLENELESQLGEFHVRMKGLAGFARLCAGDQYEIFMKYGRQRWKLRGRIEVNSKQVWDSEEMVFLPLITEFLSIKVTELKSLANHVVVGNVSCETKDLFAALPQVVAVDINDLGTLKLSLEVTWNPFDKDDQPSAASTVNKASTVNKRFSTYNQSPPDTPSLREQAFYRPGRAADKHGWSLLDIFRETLFKKLSQSCSCGDVSSAELGRWPQQGRNMLRRQEELENGTAWSISSESSDDSSSPQLSGSARHAAHKPIVQPEVQASPPAIEISFSQQPEEGAEGAASIPPAGSHLEELGNSKKETVANGHMPCSRTLSHISEASVDATTEAKAAESPWELAPSLEDPRMGEQDADPLPGASVAAAMARQDRGAEAKPRASVAWATSCEAEASGAEVRSQVPAQGGCSTGIPLALAQASVEESSVPTMPLPASVPEVPRGKMVDSGLEEAISLLGSALDDYRGQFPELQPLERELKRLEEMLLQKQGVFLSRASSISLTVEHALESFSFLNTSDMEDSEGSEEESLQEERRAGRARRGSRAPSAGEMGADDTGMCSGSEASTDPMSTGNEFLDKALVLHLNNCNRLLLKLGTFGPLRCREMYALDRLLQEAQVLEIVCQLTEERAGAAGSAAEVVQFSTRKEGVLSLWDRCVELPNIYTCPVERFLQVLSTQYVAPISEQHPGLADTVCVKLVEDVLNRRLPRRPGSAQGEQVTIFQYWSHFESLGALVLDTHMMELAEEALLAQNLNSDDQDVVLRALKRMPEGRLKKEGLKALSLLLVEGNSKVVSAVSAQLRSLAENPRFHQRALVCYLEQLEDEEVQTRVAGCAALGCLKAKESIEQLVYLCQTDKEPVREAAKQSLMLCGEDGKSAHRRLEETLDSLPRIFAPASMASTAF, from the exons GGAGGCCCTCCAGGTCACACTCAACGATGTCCCTGTCTGTGCGCCCGCAGCGCCGAGTCCTCGTCACCAAGATCAATAGGAGCCAGTCCTTCGCTGGAGTGAATTCAACAGCCGACCGGCCCTTCAG GAATCTCTCACCCTTCACCCCCACTGTCTCCCGCAAGACTGGCTCCAGGGTCAGTAGGATGTTCTCAATGTCCCACAAATCCCCACCACCCAAGGTGCCTCAGCCCAACCGCCTCGATGAGGTGTACGAAGCTCTCAAGAAAGGTCTGAC AGCCTACCTGGAGGTGCACCAGCTGGAACTGGAGAAGCTCAGCACCCAGATCCGTGAGTCCAAGAGGAATTCGCGCCTG gGCTTTCTCTACGATCTGGATAAG CAAGTGAAGTCAATCGAGCGCTTTCTACGTCGCCTGGAGTTTCATGCTAGCAAG ATAGATGAACTCTACGAGGCTTATTGCATCCAGCGGCGGCTGCGTGATGGAGCCCACAACATGGTCAAGGCTTACAGCACGGGCTCCCCAGGCAGCCGGGAGGCACGCGAGAGCCTGGCCGAGGCCAGCAAGGGCTACAAGGAGTACACAGAG AACATGTGTCTGTTGGAGAATGAGCTGGAGAGCCAGCTGGGCGAGTTCCATGTCCGGATGAAAG GACTGGCAGGCTTTGCCCGGCTTTGTGCTGGTGACCAGTATGAG ATCTTCATGAAGTATGGGCGGCAGCGGTGGAAGCTGCGGGGGCGCATCGAGGTGAACAGCAAGCAGGTGTGGGACAGCGAGGAAATGGTTTTCTTGCCCCTCATCACTGAGTTCCTCTCCATCAAG GTGACAGAGCTGAAGAGCCTGGCCAACCACGTTGTGGTGGGCAATGTGTCCTGTGAGACCAAGGACCTCTTTGCGGCTCTGCCCCAGGTAGTGGCTGTGGACATCAACGACTTGGGCACCCTCAAACTCAGCCTGGAGGTGACCTGGAA CCCCTTCGACAAGGACGACCAGCCCTCGGCAGCCAGCACCGTCAACAAGGCCTCCACAGTGAACAAGAGGTTCTCCACCTACAACCAGAGTCCACCCGACACCCCGTCCCTGCGGGAACAGGCGTTCTAC aggccggggcgggcggccgaCAAGCACGGTTGGTCCTTGCTGGACATCTTTCGGGAGACACTCTTCAAGAAGCTGtctcagagctgctcctgcGGCGACGTCTCCTCGGCCGAGCTTGGGAGATGGCCGCAGCAGGGCCGT aacATGCTGCGGcgccaggaggagctggagaatGGCACAGCCTGGTCCATCTCCTCAGAGTCCTCGGATGACTCCTCCAGCCCGCAGCTGTCCGGCAGCGCCCGCCATGCCGCACACAAGCCCATCGTGCAGCCCGAGGTGCAGGCGTCCCCCCCCGCCATCGAGAtctccttctcccagcagcCGGAGGAGGGGGCCGAGGGGGCCGCCAGCATCCCCCCTGCTGGGAGCCATCTGGAGGAGCTGGGCAACAGTAAGAAGGAGACGGTGGCCAACGGGCACATGCCCTGCTCCCGGACTCTGAGCCACATCAGTGAGGCCAGCGTGGATGCCACAACGGAAGCCAAGGCTGCAGAGAGCCCCTGGGAGCTTGCACCCAGCCTGGAGGACCCAAGGATGGGCGAGCAGGATGCGGACCCCCTCCCTGGCGCCTCAGTGGCAGCTGCCATGGCAAGGCAGGACAGGGGTGCTGAGGCCAAGCCCCGCGCCTCCGTGGCGTGGGCTACCTCCTGTGAGGCGGAGGCCAGTGGGGCCGAGGTGCGGAGCCAGGTGCCAGcacagggtggctgcagcaccGGCATCCCCTTGGCACTGGCACAAGCCTCCGTGGAGGAGAGCTCCGTCCCCACCATGCCACTGCCTGCCAGCGTCCCTGAGGTGCCACGGGGGAAGATGGTGGACTCAGGTCTGGAAGAGGCCATCAGCCTCCTGGGCTCGGCCCTGGATGACTATCGGGGGCAgttcccagagctgcagccccttgAACGGGAGCTCAAGCGCctggaggagatgctgctg cagaagcagggcGTCTTCCTCAGCCGGGCCTCCAGCATCAGCCTGACAGTGGAGCATGCGCTGGAGAGCTTCAGCTTCCTCAACACCTCCGACATGGAGGACTCGGAGGGCTCTGAGGAGGAGTCCCTCCAAGAGGAGAG gagggctggcagagcccggCGTGGCAGCAGGGCCCCCAGTGCTGGCGAGATGGGGGCAGACGACACTGGCATGTGCAGTGGCTCCGAGGCCAGCACTGACCCCATGAGCACCGGCAACGAGTTCCTGGATAAAGCCCTGGTGCTTCACCTCAACAACTGCAACCgcctgctgctg AAGCTGGGCACCTTTGGTCCCCTGCGGTGCCGGGAGATGTATGCCCTGgacaggctgctgcaggaggcgCAGGTGCTGGAGATCGTCTGCCAGCTGACGGAGGAGcgagcaggagcagctggctctgctgccgAAG TGGTGCAGTTCTCGACACGCAAGGAGGGTGTGCTGTCCCTTTGGGACCGCTGCGTGGAGCTGCCCAACATCTACACCTGCCCCGTGGAGCGGTTCCtgcaggtgctcagcacccagtATGTAGCACCCATCAGTGAGCAGCACCCTGGTCTGGCTGACACGG TGTGTGTGAAACTGGTGGAGGATGTGCTGAATCGGCGGCTGCCCCGGCGGCCCGGCAGCGCCCAGGGTGAGCAGGTCACCATCTTCCAGTACTGGAGCCACTTTGAGTCACTCGGTGCCCTGGTGCTTGACACCCACATgatggagctggcagaggaag CGCTGCTGGCACAGAACCTCAACTCGGACGACCAGGACGTGGTGCTGCGTGCCCTGAAGCGCATGCCCGAGGGCCGCCTGAAGAAGGAGGGACTGAAGGCGCTGAGCCTGCTCCTGGTGGAGGGCAACAGCAAGGTGGTGAGCGCCGTGTCAGCCCAGCTCCGCAGCTTGGCGGAAAACCCTCGCTTCCACCAACGG GCCCTCGTGTGCtacctggagcagctggaggatgaGGAGGTGCAGACACGCGTGGCGGGGTGCGCAGCGCTGGGCTGCCTGAAG GCCAAGGAGAGCATCGAGCAGCTGGTTTACCTGTGCCAAACTGACAAGGAGCCTGTGCGGGAGGCAGCCAAGCAGAGCCTGATGCTGTGTG GGGAAGATGGTAAATCAGCTCACCGGCGGCTGGAGGAGACCCTGGACAGCCTCCCGAGGATCTTTGCCCCAGCCAGCATGGCCAGTACAGCTTTCTGA